In Vicinamibacterales bacterium, the following are encoded in one genomic region:
- a CDS encoding ECF-type sigma factor translates to MDGTERVGEITALLQRHHAGDRQAYDDLLSLVYDHLRAIARGQLSRGWPSTTLTPTALVHEIYVQLAGETGIDWQHRAHFFAISARAMRRVLVDHARERFAQKRAGRRPHLPLDEIQIGVDTQADLIVAVDEALAALEQFNARLARVVECRYFAGLTEEETASALGSSLRTVQRDWMRARAWLLKALSTEPSGLP, encoded by the coding sequence GTGGACGGCACCGAAAGGGTCGGCGAGATCACGGCGTTGCTCCAGCGGCACCATGCCGGTGACCGCCAGGCGTATGACGATCTGCTGTCGCTCGTGTACGACCATCTGCGCGCGATCGCGCGCGGCCAGCTGTCACGCGGCTGGCCCTCCACGACGCTGACGCCGACCGCGCTGGTGCACGAGATTTACGTGCAGTTGGCCGGCGAGACCGGCATCGATTGGCAGCACCGGGCGCACTTCTTCGCGATCTCGGCGCGGGCGATGCGGCGCGTCCTGGTCGATCACGCGCGGGAGCGCTTCGCGCAGAAGCGCGCCGGACGCCGTCCGCACCTGCCGCTCGACGAGATCCAGATCGGCGTCGACACACAAGCGGACCTGATCGTCGCCGTGGACGAGGCGCTCGCGGCGCTCGAACAGTTCAACGCCCGGCTCGCGCGCGTCGTCGAATGCCGCTACTTCGCCGGGTTGACGGAAGAGGAAACCGCGAGCGCGCTCGGATCGTCGCTGCGCACCGTGCAGCGTGACTGGATGCGCGCCCGCGCCTGGCTGTTGAAAGCGCTCAGCACCGAACCGTCTGGTCTGCCATGA
- a CDS encoding serine/threonine-protein kinase, producing the protein MNESRWSYLDALFDEALALPPESRRSFLDLRCAGDPASRRELEELLRLATEPSSLLQPGTVAPAFLRDALARVEPAASGPLAAAEKVGVWRVLHEIGRGGMGTVYLAERDDGEFQQQGALKLVHASVAPEEIAQRLRRERRILASLTHANIARLLDGGQTRDGRPFLVMEYVDGRRIDRYCDEERLGIEQRLDLFGRVCAGVQHAHRNLVVHRDIKPSNIIVTRDGEVKLLDFGIARLLAAADRLDDPMTQPVMRILTPEYASPEQVRGEAVAIASDVYQLGLLLYELLTGRKAQTISGTSQAEMEQAVCAAQPPRPSSRVAGDQQAAQARGVTATTLVRRLSGDLDTIVLYALRKEPDRRYASVDELVGDVERFRLGLPIRAHVDSFRYRVRKFVGRRRAALAWSATAIAIAAIALPAVIGERLRSARESARAEQIETILADMFAFASPRVLVPRPTARHYVDHAAALVQRELHGQPASQARLLFKIGDVYNALGEYGAAIEAVTGSLKLRRDLYGPDSLQAAHALATLGLSQHYAGLYDEAEASFQEALAGLRARSGPTAPDTVGTMVEFGDLLHTRGRLIEAEQMLRGAVGPLRTFVPGDGDDALPRAIMYLANVLRDRGSFAEGEALYREAIDGFVGVHGRHNQQVAVAQSYLARLLVMRSDVTAAEPLLDEALRVLRNTYDGNHPLVGTALRELGYLRIEQGRFADAASVLDESIRIHQRLLGSHHSLVPRTRAHQAELARRRGATREAVAVARETVGEFARIGLSDHPSALDVRATLGEALVAMGDRPAGVRELRQALLAAQRQFVAGDRRIARLRDALTRAQPAER; encoded by the coding sequence ATGAACGAGAGCCGCTGGTCGTACCTCGACGCGCTGTTCGACGAGGCGCTGGCGCTGCCGCCGGAATCGCGTCGTTCCTTCCTCGACCTGCGCTGCGCCGGCGATCCGGCATCTCGCCGCGAGCTGGAGGAGTTGCTCCGTCTGGCAACGGAGCCGTCGTCGCTGCTGCAGCCCGGCACGGTGGCGCCGGCATTCCTGCGCGACGCCCTGGCGCGGGTGGAGCCGGCGGCGTCGGGCCCGCTCGCGGCCGCCGAGAAGGTCGGAGTCTGGCGCGTCCTGCACGAGATCGGCCGCGGTGGAATGGGGACGGTCTACCTGGCCGAACGCGATGATGGGGAGTTTCAGCAGCAGGGCGCGCTCAAACTCGTCCACGCGTCGGTGGCGCCCGAGGAGATCGCGCAGCGGCTGCGGCGCGAGCGGCGGATCCTCGCGTCGCTGACGCACGCGAACATCGCGCGCCTGCTCGACGGCGGGCAGACCCGCGACGGCCGGCCCTTCCTGGTGATGGAGTACGTCGACGGACGCCGCATCGACAGGTATTGCGACGAGGAGCGCCTGGGGATCGAGCAGCGGCTGGATCTCTTTGGCCGCGTCTGCGCCGGGGTCCAGCACGCGCACCGCAACCTGGTCGTGCATCGCGACATCAAGCCGTCCAACATCATCGTCACGCGCGACGGAGAAGTGAAGCTCCTCGATTTCGGGATCGCTCGACTGCTCGCTGCCGCGGATCGGCTCGACGATCCGATGACCCAGCCGGTGATGCGGATCCTCACGCCCGAGTACGCCAGCCCGGAGCAGGTGCGCGGCGAGGCGGTTGCGATTGCGTCCGACGTCTATCAGCTCGGGCTCCTGCTCTACGAGCTGCTGACCGGCCGCAAGGCGCAGACCATCAGCGGCACGTCGCAGGCGGAAATGGAGCAGGCGGTCTGCGCGGCGCAGCCGCCGCGGCCCAGCAGCCGGGTGGCGGGCGATCAGCAGGCCGCGCAGGCTCGCGGCGTCACCGCGACGACGCTCGTGCGCCGCCTGTCCGGGGATCTCGACACGATCGTTCTTTACGCGCTGCGCAAGGAGCCGGACCGGCGGTACGCATCGGTCGACGAGTTGGTCGGTGACGTCGAGCGGTTCCGTCTGGGACTGCCCATCCGGGCGCACGTCGACAGCTTCCGCTACCGCGTCCGCAAGTTCGTCGGCCGGCGGCGGGCGGCGCTCGCCTGGAGCGCGACGGCGATCGCGATCGCGGCGATCGCCCTGCCGGCGGTGATCGGCGAGCGGCTGCGCAGCGCGCGCGAGTCAGCACGAGCCGAGCAGATCGAAACCATTCTCGCGGACATGTTCGCGTTTGCCAGCCCGCGGGTGCTCGTGCCGCGGCCGACCGCGCGGCACTACGTGGACCACGCAGCGGCGCTCGTGCAGCGGGAGCTGCACGGGCAGCCGGCCAGTCAGGCGCGGCTGCTGTTCAAGATCGGAGACGTCTACAACGCGCTCGGCGAGTACGGCGCGGCGATCGAAGCCGTCACCGGTTCCCTCAAGCTGCGCCGCGATCTCTACGGGCCCGACAGCCTGCAGGCCGCCCATGCGCTCGCCACCCTCGGGCTCAGTCAACACTACGCAGGCCTCTACGACGAGGCCGAGGCCAGCTTTCAGGAGGCGCTGGCCGGCCTGCGCGCGCGCAGCGGCCCGACCGCACCCGATACCGTCGGCACGATGGTCGAGTTCGGCGACCTGTTGCACACGCGCGGACGGCTGATCGAGGCCGAGCAGATGCTGCGCGGCGCCGTCGGACCGCTGCGCACCTTCGTCCCCGGCGACGGAGACGACGCGTTGCCGCGCGCGATCATGTATCTCGCGAACGTCCTCCGCGATCGCGGCAGCTTCGCCGAGGGGGAGGCGCTGTACCGCGAGGCGATCGACGGCTTCGTCGGCGTACATGGCCGGCACAACCAGCAGGTCGCCGTGGCGCAATCCTACCTGGCGCGGCTGCTGGTGATGCGGTCGGACGTCACCGCAGCCGAGCCGCTGCTCGACGAAGCGCTGCGTGTGCTGCGCAACACCTACGACGGCAATCACCCGCTGGTCGGCACCGCGCTGCGGGAGCTCGGATATCTGCGGATCGAGCAGGGCCGCTTCGCCGACGCGGCCTCGGTGCTCGACGAGTCGATCCGCATTCATCAGCGGCTGCTCGGATCGCACCACTCGCTGGTGCCGCGCACGCGCGCGCACCAGGCGGAGCTGGCGCGCCGGCGCGGCGCGACGCGCGAGGCGGTGGCGGTGGCCCGCGAGACCGTCGGCGAGTTCGCACGCATCGGCCTGTCGGATCACCCGTCGGCGCTCGATGTGCGCGCCACGCTCGGCGAGGCCCTCGTCGCCATGGGCGATCGTCCGGCAGGCGTGCGCGAGCTTCGTCAGGCGCTGCTGGCCGCGCAGCGGCAGTTCGTTGCCGGCGATCGCCGCATCGCGCGGCTGCGCGATGCGCTCACCCGGGCGCAGCCCGCCGAACGGTAA
- a CDS encoding FISUMP domain-containing protein, with product MPAAAIALSIAFGLVGGAGPTQPSPKDQTPSGTIAAKRMADGKEWTTANLNVNTSSSYCYGDAEPNCGRYGRLYTWESAQRACQSLGDGWRLPTDAEWRQMATHYGGLGNDAPEKGKAAYTALLSGGTSGFNAVLGGNRSIDGQYDRLEAHGIYWTASENDSTTAPLYNFGKGSQALFRGPQGQKRMAVSVRCVRE from the coding sequence ATGCCTGCCGCGGCAATCGCGCTGAGTATTGCGTTCGGATTGGTTGGCGGCGCCGGCCCGACGCAACCTTCACCGAAAGACCAGACCCCCTCCGGCACGATCGCTGCCAAACGGATGGCGGACGGCAAGGAGTGGACGACCGCCAACCTCAACGTCAACACGTCGTCATCCTATTGTTACGGCGACGCGGAACCGAACTGCGGTCGATATGGCCGCTTGTATACCTGGGAGTCCGCGCAGCGCGCGTGTCAGTCGCTGGGCGATGGATGGCGGTTGCCGACCGACGCCGAATGGCGTCAGATGGCGACGCACTATGGTGGACTGGGGAACGATGCGCCTGAAAAAGGCAAAGCGGCCTACACGGCACTCCTGAGCGGAGGGACGTCAGGCTTCAATGCCGTCCTGGGTGGCAATCGCTCCATCGACGGACAGTACGACCGGCTGGAAGCACACGGAATCTACTGGACGGCGTCCGAAAACGATTCGACCACCGCTCCGCTCTATAACTTCGGCAAGGGCAGTCAAGCGCTCTTTCGCGGGCCCCAGGGCCAGAAGCGGATGGCGGTGTCCGTGCGTTGCGTCCGCGAGTGA